The following are from one region of the Rhizobacter sp. AJA081-3 genome:
- the rplC gene encoding 50S ribosomal protein L3 → MSLSNRLGLLGRKVGMMRIFTDDGDAIPVTVLDVSNNRVTQVKTDQTDGYTAIQVAYGARKASRVNKPEAGHLAKAGVEAGQILKEFRVAADVAAGFAPGAQIPVTTFAVGQLVDVQGTSIGKGFTGTIKRHNFSSQRASHGNSRSHNVPGSISMAQDPGRVFPGKKMSGHRGDVTKTVQNLDVVRVDEARQLLLVRGAVPGSKNGHVVVSPAVKVKVKKGAQ, encoded by the coding sequence ATGAGTCTGAGCAACCGTCTCGGTTTGCTGGGCCGCAAGGTGGGCATGATGCGCATCTTCACGGACGATGGCGACGCCATCCCCGTGACGGTGCTTGACGTGTCCAACAACCGCGTCACCCAGGTCAAGACCGACCAAACCGACGGCTACACGGCCATCCAGGTGGCCTACGGAGCGCGCAAGGCGTCCCGCGTCAACAAGCCTGAAGCCGGGCACCTCGCGAAAGCGGGCGTCGAAGCCGGCCAGATCCTGAAGGAATTCCGTGTTGCCGCCGACGTGGCCGCAGGCTTCGCGCCCGGCGCCCAGATCCCGGTGACCACCTTCGCCGTGGGCCAGCTGGTCGACGTGCAGGGCACGTCCATCGGCAAGGGTTTCACCGGCACCATCAAGCGCCACAATTTCAGCTCGCAGCGCGCGTCGCACGGCAACAGCCGTTCGCACAACGTGCCGGGCTCGATCTCGATGGCGCAGGATCCGGGTCGCGTGTTCCCGGGCAAGAAGATGTCCGGCCACCGCGGCGACGTGACCAAGACGGTGCAGAACCTCGACGTCGTGCGCGTCGACGAAGCCCGCCAGCTGCTGCTGGTGCGCGGCGCTGTCCCGGGCTCGAAGAACGGCCACGTGGTCGTCAGCCCGGCCGTGAAGGTCAAGGTCAAGAAGGGAGCCCAGTGA
- the rpsJ gene encoding 30S ribosomal protein S10, translating to MSTKQKIRIRLKAFDYKLIDQSALEIVDTAKRTGAIVKGPVPLPTRMQRFDILRSPHVNKTSRDQFEIRTHQRLMDIVDPTDKTVDALMKLDLPAGVDVEIKLQ from the coding sequence ATGTCCACCAAGCAGAAGATCCGCATCCGCCTCAAGGCATTCGACTACAAGCTGATCGACCAGTCGGCTCTGGAAATCGTGGATACCGCCAAGCGCACGGGCGCCATCGTCAAGGGCCCGGTGCCCCTGCCGACGCGCATGCAGCGTTTCGACATCCTGCGCTCGCCGCACGTCAACAAGACGAGCCGCGACCAGTTCGAGATCCGCACGCACCAGCGCCTGATGGACATCGTCGACCCGACCGACAAGACCGTGGACGCGCTGATGAAGCTCGATCTGCCGGCCGGCGTGGACGTGGAAATCAAGCTGCAGTAG